One genomic segment of Arthrobacter sp. JZ12 includes these proteins:
- the folK gene encoding 2-amino-4-hydroxy-6-hydroxymethyldihydropteridine diphosphokinase yields the protein MTGTVRCILALGSNLGESRDTLSLAVADLVNSPRVRLRGISPIARTKPVGGPEQPDYLNMVIEIETDLGPYELLEHCQAVENKHQRVRTVRWGPRTLDVDIITYGDLVSDDEKLTLPHPRAAERAFVLQPWAWMDASATLSGRPVVELAAEAEDLSGLAPFEGV from the coding sequence GTGACCGGCACCGTGCGCTGCATCCTCGCCCTTGGCAGCAACCTGGGCGAAAGCCGCGACACGCTGTCCCTCGCGGTCGCTGACCTCGTTAACTCCCCCCGGGTGCGCCTGCGGGGAATCTCGCCCATCGCCCGCACCAAGCCCGTCGGCGGCCCGGAACAACCCGACTACCTGAACATGGTCATTGAGATCGAGACGGACCTCGGCCCGTACGAGTTGCTTGAGCACTGCCAGGCGGTCGAGAACAAGCATCAGCGGGTGCGCACCGTCCGGTGGGGACCGCGGACCCTCGACGTGGACATCATCACCTACGGGGACCTGGTTTCCGATGACGAGAAGCTCACGCTCCCGCATCCACGAGCGGCCGAGCGCGCCTTCGTACTCCAGCCCTGGGCCTGGATGGATGCATCCGCAACGCTCTCTGGCCGGCCGGTGGTGGAATTGGCCGCAGAGGCAGAGGACCTGTCCGGGCTCGCACCGTTCGAGGGGGTCTAG
- a CDS encoding PH domain-containing protein — MRREPIDPVGIEWTRVSPKYLKVRLAGWAIGSLVFLIVSSVPLVLLLTGVLPRFPVVLAWLLPAVVVLFAGWRGILLPRQVRSIGYAERNEDLLIRRGIFFQRTMVVPYGRMQYVDVAVGPIERALGLCTLKLHTASPGTNAEIPGLPSSEGARLREQLSARGEAKLAGL, encoded by the coding sequence ATGCGTAGGGAACCGATCGACCCCGTGGGAATCGAATGGACCCGCGTCTCGCCGAAGTACCTGAAAGTCCGGCTGGCCGGATGGGCGATCGGGAGCCTGGTCTTCCTGATCGTATCCTCGGTCCCGCTCGTCCTGCTGCTGACGGGTGTGCTGCCGCGGTTTCCGGTCGTGCTCGCCTGGCTGCTGCCCGCCGTCGTCGTCCTGTTTGCGGGGTGGCGGGGCATACTGCTTCCGCGGCAGGTGCGTTCGATCGGTTATGCGGAACGCAATGAGGACCTGCTGATCCGGCGGGGGATCTTCTTCCAGCGCACCATGGTGGTTCCCTACGGGCGGATGCAGTATGTCGACGTGGCAGTGGGGCCGATCGAGCGTGCCCTCGGTCTGTGCACACTGAAGCTGCACACTGCGTCGCCGGGCACCAACGCTGAAATCCCCGGGCTTCCCTCCAGTGAGGGAGCACGCCTGCGTGAGCAGCTCTCGGCCCGCGGTGAGGCGAAGCTGGCCGGACTGTGA
- a CDS encoding zinc-dependent metalloprotease yields MDSNTPPQLVNWDLAASTAAKLAPPGPRMSAREVSAIVENLRELADRSVEHVHRITGLEAARDLRDSDLIIVDRASWSKANTQSFRKLMAPAIGHLMETRAEQLKAANAALGGGVTGAQMGAILAFLSSKVLGQYDPFVPNARASGGRLMLVAPNIVSVEQELNVEPTDFRLWVCLHEQTHRVQFAAAPWLKDHMLEHISELTVGLADKAESLAERLTNALKSLPKGNAQPGGQSGSAATSDDDGVPAGDGGILSLLQSPEDKERLSHLTAVMSLLEGHANVVMDAVDASIVPTVKTIRRRFNARGKTRGPVEKFIRRLLGLDAKMRQYSDGSKFVRAVVDSVGMEGFNRVWERAENLPTEKEIHAPQQWITRMGL; encoded by the coding sequence ATGGACAGCAACACCCCTCCTCAGCTCGTCAACTGGGACCTTGCCGCCAGCACCGCAGCGAAACTGGCGCCTCCCGGCCCCAGGATGAGCGCGCGGGAGGTTTCAGCCATCGTGGAGAATCTCCGGGAACTCGCAGACCGTTCCGTTGAGCATGTCCACCGCATCACGGGACTTGAAGCGGCGCGGGACCTGCGGGACTCCGACCTGATCATCGTGGACCGGGCGTCCTGGTCGAAGGCCAACACCCAGAGCTTCAGGAAGCTCATGGCGCCGGCCATCGGGCACCTCATGGAAACCCGCGCCGAGCAGCTGAAGGCAGCGAACGCGGCACTGGGAGGAGGCGTTACCGGGGCGCAGATGGGCGCCATCCTGGCCTTCCTCTCCAGCAAGGTCCTCGGCCAGTACGACCCGTTCGTCCCCAACGCCCGGGCCTCGGGAGGGCGGCTCATGCTCGTGGCGCCCAACATCGTCTCAGTGGAGCAGGAACTGAACGTCGAGCCGACAGACTTCCGGTTGTGGGTTTGCCTGCATGAGCAGACGCACCGGGTTCAGTTCGCCGCGGCACCGTGGTTGAAGGACCACATGCTCGAGCACATCTCCGAGCTGACCGTCGGCCTGGCTGACAAGGCGGAAAGCCTGGCAGAGCGCCTCACCAACGCCCTGAAATCGCTTCCCAAGGGCAATGCGCAGCCGGGCGGCCAGAGCGGTTCTGCCGCTACCAGTGACGACGACGGCGTGCCGGCCGGCGACGGAGGCATCCTCTCGCTGCTGCAGTCTCCGGAGGACAAGGAGCGGTTGTCCCACCTCACCGCCGTCATGAGCCTTCTCGAGGGGCACGCCAACGTGGTGATGGACGCGGTCGATGCGAGCATCGTGCCCACCGTGAAGACCATCCGCCGCCGGTTCAACGCGCGCGGCAAGACCCGCGGGCCGGTTGAGAAATTCATCCGCAGGCTGCTGGGCCTTGATGCCAAGATGCGCCAGTACAGCGACGGCTCGAAGTTTGTCCGCGCCGTCGTCGATTCGGTGGGCATGGAAGGCTTCAACCGGGTGTGGGAGCGGGCTGAAAACCTGCCTACCGAGAAGGAAATCCACGCACCGCAGCAGTGGATTACCCGGATGGGGCTGTGA
- the hpt gene encoding hypoxanthine phosphoribosyltransferase encodes MDSNDVQADLKHVLYTKEQIQQRVQELAADIDRDYADRDVLIVGVLKGAVMVMADLARAMHSHVTMDWMAVSSYGSGTQSSGVVRILKDLETDLMGKHVLIVEDIIDSGLTLSWLKANLLSRGPASVEICTLLRKPDAAKVAIDVKYVGYDIPNEFVVGYGLDFAEKYRNLDFIGTLAPHIYE; translated from the coding sequence GTGGATTCAAACGACGTCCAGGCTGACCTCAAGCACGTTCTTTACACCAAGGAACAGATCCAGCAGCGGGTTCAGGAACTGGCCGCCGACATCGATCGTGACTACGCAGACCGTGACGTGCTGATTGTCGGCGTGCTCAAGGGTGCCGTAATGGTCATGGCGGATCTGGCGCGCGCAATGCACTCGCACGTGACCATGGACTGGATGGCAGTGTCCTCCTACGGTTCCGGGACCCAGTCTTCCGGCGTCGTCCGCATCCTCAAGGACCTCGAGACGGACCTGATGGGCAAGCACGTGCTGATCGTCGAGGACATCATCGACTCGGGCCTCACGCTGTCCTGGCTCAAGGCCAACCTGCTTTCCCGTGGACCGGCTTCCGTGGAGATCTGCACCCTCCTGCGCAAGCCCGATGCTGCCAAGGTTGCCATCGACGTCAAGTACGTGGGCTACGACATCCCCAACGAGTTCGTGGTGGGCTATGGCCTGGACTTCGCTGAGAAGTACCGCAACCTGGACTTCATCGGAACCCTCGCTCCCCACATCTACGAGTAG
- a CDS encoding DUF3180 domain-containing protein — protein MGSIRLGWLALIAVLFGAAGWLLNWWATRNGYPTPSLPLSSLLTMAVVIAVTLVFGLRVRRWRSEKRTKALDPILAARTVVLAQATAYAGALTTGWHVGILADQLTLVGVRSNLGPVWGSLALIVGGIVMVVTGLIVESFCKLPPDDDAGAGQSRESGEGEYA, from the coding sequence GTGGGTTCAATCAGGCTCGGCTGGCTGGCCCTGATCGCTGTACTTTTTGGTGCGGCGGGCTGGCTGCTGAATTGGTGGGCCACCCGCAACGGCTACCCGACGCCGTCGCTCCCGCTCAGTTCACTGCTCACCATGGCGGTGGTCATCGCCGTCACGCTCGTCTTCGGGCTGCGGGTGCGACGCTGGCGGTCCGAAAAGCGCACGAAGGCGCTGGACCCGATTCTTGCGGCGCGCACAGTTGTACTCGCTCAAGCCACCGCCTATGCAGGCGCGCTGACCACCGGTTGGCATGTCGGCATCCTCGCCGACCAGCTCACCCTCGTCGGTGTGCGCAGCAATCTGGGGCCGGTCTGGGGATCCCTGGCCCTGATCGTGGGTGGCATAGTCATGGTTGTGACGGGACTGATCGTGGAAAGCTTCTGCAAGCTGCCGCCGGATGACGACGCCGGAGCGGGCCAGTCCCGTGAAAGCGGTGAGGGTGAGTATGCGTAG
- the ftsH gene encoding ATP-dependent zinc metalloprotease FtsH, which produces MKFKNFFKGPIFWILLAVAALLVILPSVFNSSGARVDTNVGLDLLADNQVEQAKIYDGEQRVDLTLREDYEDLGRSVSFFFSAARAEDVVDAVNTSNVEGFTDQPIENNWFTSILGLILPILILGAIFWFLLSRMQGGGSKVMQFGKSRAKLINKDMPQVTFNDVAGADEAVEELHEIKEFLQEPSKFQALGAKIPKGVLLYGPPGTGKTLLARAVAGEAGVPFYSISGSDFVEMFVGVGASRVRDLFEQAKSNAPAIIFVDEIDAVGRHRGAGVGGGNDEREQTLNQLLVEMDGFDATTNVILIAATNRPDVLDPALLRPGRFDRQIGVEAPDMGGRHRILQVHAKGKPMAHGVDLQSVAKKTPGFTGADLANVLNEAALLTARSNAQLIDDRALDEAIDRVIAGPQKRSRVMKELERKITAYHEGGHALVAAALRNTDPVTKVTILPRGRALGYTMVLPADDKYSVTRNELLDQLAYAMGGRVAEEIVFHDPSTGASNDIEKATSTARKMVTQYGMSERIGAVKLGQGGGEPFLGRDMSHERNYSDHIAYIVDEEVRRLIDNAHDEAYAILTENRDVLDRLALELLERETLNQAEIEEVFADIRKRDARSIWLSKDSRPVHSLPPVVTPKERAEAEASGEPDPDSVAPQDQIADANLPADFDVKGDALPEPETESDNKGGTTGMTGANGST; this is translated from the coding sequence ATGAAATTCAAGAACTTTTTCAAGGGACCCATTTTCTGGATCTTGCTGGCCGTGGCCGCACTGCTGGTGATCCTTCCCTCCGTCTTCAACAGCAGCGGTGCCCGTGTGGACACCAACGTGGGTCTTGACCTCCTCGCCGACAACCAGGTGGAGCAGGCCAAGATCTACGACGGCGAGCAGCGCGTGGACCTCACCCTGCGCGAGGACTATGAGGACCTCGGCCGCAGCGTTTCCTTCTTCTTCAGCGCCGCGCGCGCGGAAGACGTGGTCGACGCCGTCAATACGTCCAACGTAGAGGGCTTCACCGACCAGCCAATCGAGAACAACTGGTTCACCAGCATCCTCGGGCTCATCCTCCCGATCCTGATCCTAGGCGCCATCTTCTGGTTCCTGCTCAGTCGCATGCAGGGCGGCGGGTCAAAGGTCATGCAGTTCGGCAAGTCACGCGCCAAGCTCATCAACAAGGACATGCCCCAAGTGACCTTCAACGACGTCGCCGGAGCCGACGAAGCCGTTGAGGAACTGCACGAGATCAAGGAATTCCTGCAGGAACCCTCCAAGTTCCAGGCTCTCGGCGCCAAGATTCCCAAGGGTGTACTGCTGTACGGCCCTCCCGGAACCGGAAAGACCCTGCTCGCACGTGCGGTCGCCGGTGAGGCAGGGGTTCCGTTCTACTCAATTTCCGGCTCGGACTTCGTCGAGATGTTCGTCGGCGTGGGCGCATCCCGCGTCCGCGACCTCTTCGAGCAGGCCAAGTCCAATGCACCCGCGATCATCTTCGTGGACGAGATCGACGCCGTCGGGCGCCACCGTGGTGCCGGCGTCGGCGGCGGCAATGACGAGCGGGAGCAGACGCTCAACCAGTTGCTCGTCGAAATGGACGGTTTCGACGCAACCACCAACGTCATCCTGATCGCGGCAACCAACCGTCCGGATGTGCTCGATCCCGCGCTGCTGCGCCCCGGCCGCTTCGACCGCCAGATCGGCGTGGAAGCTCCGGACATGGGCGGCCGGCACCGCATCCTGCAGGTGCACGCCAAGGGCAAGCCCATGGCCCACGGTGTAGACCTGCAGTCAGTGGCGAAGAAGACCCCGGGTTTCACCGGTGCTGATCTCGCCAACGTGCTGAACGAGGCGGCGCTGCTGACCGCGCGCTCCAACGCGCAGCTCATTGACGATCGTGCACTCGATGAGGCTATTGACCGGGTAATCGCCGGTCCCCAGAAGCGCAGCCGCGTCATGAAGGAGCTGGAGCGCAAGATCACCGCCTACCACGAGGGCGGCCACGCCCTGGTGGCGGCAGCCCTGCGCAACACCGATCCCGTCACCAAGGTCACAATTCTCCCAAGGGGACGCGCGCTCGGCTACACGATGGTGCTGCCGGCAGACGACAAGTACTCCGTCACGCGCAACGAACTACTTGATCAGCTTGCCTACGCCATGGGCGGCCGTGTCGCGGAAGAAATCGTCTTCCACGATCCCTCCACGGGCGCGTCCAACGACATTGAGAAGGCCACGTCCACGGCGCGGAAAATGGTCACCCAGTACGGCATGAGCGAGCGTATCGGTGCCGTGAAGCTCGGCCAGGGTGGCGGCGAGCCTTTCCTTGGACGCGATATGAGCCACGAACGCAACTACTCCGATCACATCGCCTACATTGTCGACGAAGAGGTTCGCCGCCTCATCGACAACGCGCATGACGAGGCGTACGCGATCCTCACCGAGAACCGCGATGTCCTCGACCGGCTGGCGCTGGAACTGCTTGAGCGCGAAACCCTGAACCAGGCGGAGATCGAAGAGGTATTCGCTGACATCCGCAAGCGCGATGCCCGCAGCATCTGGCTCTCCAAGGACAGCCGTCCGGTTCATTCGCTTCCGCCGGTTGTCACTCCGAAGGAGCGCGCCGAGGCCGAAGCATCCGGCGAGCCGGATCCGGACAGCGTTGCACCGCAGGACCAGATCGCAGACGCAAACCTGCCTGCCGACTTCGACGTGAAGGGCGACGCTCTTCCCGAGCCGGAGACCGAGTCCGACAACAAGGGCGGAACTACTGGAATGACCGGAGCAAACGGCAGTACCTGA
- the folP gene encoding dihydropteroate synthase — translation MDSLAAAPGTGPATSPIPVLRPARARKSFADLPKNRTLVMGILNVTPDSFSDGGRFATADDAIAEGLRMHYAGADIIDVGGESTRPHADVISEEEEQRRILPVVEGLVKAGALVSVDTMHATTAAKAIEAGAAIINDVSGLDFDPAMPDLVAQHKVHYILMHQRGNPQTMDSLAEYGDVVEEVLAELTGVRDKFLASGVAPEQIIIDPGIGFAKKEEHNWELLRSLGRFADLGHRVLVGASRKRFLGTLLTTAGKAAPPQERADASLAVSTLAAAHGAWCVRVHDVGPNLDAVKVAAAWAG, via the coding sequence ATGGATTCACTAGCGGCAGCTCCAGGAACCGGTCCGGCAACCTCACCCATTCCCGTCCTGCGCCCGGCCCGTGCGCGGAAGTCCTTCGCGGACCTGCCCAAGAACCGCACGCTGGTGATGGGCATCCTGAACGTCACGCCGGACTCGTTCAGCGACGGCGGCAGGTTCGCCACAGCTGATGACGCCATCGCTGAAGGCCTCCGCATGCACTATGCCGGGGCCGACATAATCGACGTGGGCGGCGAGTCCACCCGTCCGCACGCGGATGTGATCTCCGAGGAGGAGGAACAGCGGCGCATCCTGCCCGTTGTTGAGGGCCTGGTCAAAGCCGGGGCGCTGGTGAGCGTTGACACGATGCACGCCACCACCGCGGCGAAGGCTATAGAGGCCGGGGCGGCGATCATCAATGATGTTTCCGGGCTGGATTTCGACCCTGCCATGCCGGACCTCGTTGCCCAGCACAAAGTCCACTACATCCTCATGCATCAGCGCGGCAATCCGCAGACCATGGACTCGCTGGCTGAGTATGGCGACGTGGTGGAGGAAGTCCTCGCTGAACTCACCGGTGTCCGGGACAAGTTCCTTGCCTCCGGTGTAGCCCCCGAGCAGATCATCATCGACCCCGGGATCGGTTTCGCCAAGAAGGAAGAGCACAACTGGGAGCTTCTTCGGTCACTTGGGCGCTTCGCGGACCTGGGACACCGGGTGCTCGTCGGCGCCTCCCGCAAGAGGTTCCTCGGAACCCTTTTGACCACTGCGGGTAAGGCTGCGCCGCCGCAGGAGCGTGCCGATGCAAGCCTCGCGGTATCCACCCTTGCCGCAGCCCACGGCGCGTGGTGCGTCCGCGTGCACGACGTCGGCCCCAACCTGGACGCGGTCAAGGTTGCCGCTGCGTGGGCCGGGTAG
- the folE gene encoding GTP cyclohydrolase I FolE — protein sequence MTDFDDEMIDAALAASGSPVDQPRIERAVREILAAIGEDPDRNGLQETPKRVARAYAEFFAGLHQDPGDILSTTFDLDHEELVLVKDIPFYSTCEHHLVPFHGTAHIGYIPSEEGKITGLSKLARLVEVYARRPQVQERLTTQIVDALMDHLQPKGAIVVIECEHMCMSMRGIRKPGAKTVTSAVRGQVRDAATRAEAMSLILGR from the coding sequence GTGACCGATTTTGATGATGAGATGATCGACGCTGCGCTTGCAGCGAGCGGCTCACCGGTGGATCAGCCCAGAATCGAACGGGCCGTCCGGGAGATCCTCGCCGCAATCGGCGAGGACCCGGACCGCAACGGTCTCCAGGAGACACCCAAGCGGGTGGCCCGGGCCTACGCGGAGTTCTTCGCCGGCCTGCACCAGGATCCGGGAGACATTCTCTCTACCACCTTCGATCTCGACCACGAAGAACTGGTCCTCGTAAAGGACATTCCGTTCTACTCCACGTGCGAGCACCATCTGGTGCCGTTCCATGGCACCGCCCACATCGGGTACATCCCTTCTGAAGAGGGAAAGATCACCGGATTGAGCAAACTGGCGAGGCTGGTCGAAGTGTACGCGCGCCGGCCCCAGGTCCAGGAGCGGCTCACAACCCAGATCGTCGACGCGCTCATGGATCACCTGCAGCCGAAGGGTGCGATTGTGGTCATTGAGTGTGAGCACATGTGCATGTCCATGCGCGGCATCCGCAAGCCCGGAGCCAAGACGGTCACTTCGGCCGTACGCGGCCAGGTGCGCGATGCCGCAACGCGCGCAGAAGCGATGAGCCTGATACTCGGAAGATAG
- the tilS gene encoding tRNA lysidine(34) synthetase TilS encodes MTRKPRLHPTVGTARNLVRSALEEAQVASGSLVLVACSGGADSLALAATAAHFNVSGEFRAGAVVVDHGLQAGSAEVAEAARRQLVSLGLDPVDVRTVEVPSTRTGPEAAARSARYGALDAAAAETGAAAVLLGHTLDDQAEQVLLGLSRGSGTRSLSGMPARRGIYLRPFLPLRRTETEEICRFSGLDPWHDPTNADPALTRSRVRAQVLPYLEDTLGPGIAEALYRTSRILAQDAAYLDELAAAEYERLRSTAEGAAADDGALLLSEDGLRALPPALRQRVLALAVVELGGAQPSFERLLAAENLLRRTGSAGPVQVGGNVSVYRQVRGARVPHGDPSYGNLVLRKNPRKSASK; translated from the coding sequence GTGACCCGCAAACCCCGGCTCCACCCAACCGTTGGTACTGCCCGCAATCTCGTTCGTTCGGCCCTGGAAGAGGCGCAGGTTGCGTCCGGGTCATTGGTGCTGGTCGCCTGCAGCGGGGGTGCCGATTCGCTCGCGCTCGCGGCCACCGCCGCGCACTTCAACGTGAGCGGCGAATTCCGGGCGGGTGCCGTCGTCGTCGATCACGGTCTGCAGGCAGGCAGCGCCGAGGTGGCCGAAGCCGCCCGCCGCCAGCTGGTTTCGCTGGGATTGGATCCGGTGGACGTGCGCACAGTGGAAGTCCCGTCGACGCGTACGGGGCCGGAAGCTGCGGCGCGCTCCGCCCGCTATGGGGCGCTCGATGCTGCCGCGGCGGAAACCGGTGCCGCCGCGGTACTGCTGGGCCACACGCTGGACGACCAGGCCGAGCAGGTGCTGCTTGGTTTGAGCCGCGGATCGGGGACGCGTTCCCTCAGCGGCATGCCCGCCCGGCGGGGCATCTACCTACGACCTTTCCTCCCGCTGCGCCGGACGGAGACTGAGGAAATCTGCCGCTTCAGCGGCCTGGACCCATGGCACGATCCCACCAACGCTGACCCCGCGTTGACCCGCTCGCGGGTTCGTGCGCAGGTGCTGCCATACCTCGAGGACACACTGGGTCCCGGCATCGCCGAAGCTCTGTACCGCACTTCCCGCATCCTGGCGCAGGACGCCGCCTACCTGGACGAGCTTGCGGCCGCCGAATATGAGCGGCTGCGCAGCACTGCTGAAGGTGCAGCAGCCGACGACGGCGCCCTCCTCCTGTCCGAGGATGGGCTGCGTGCCCTGCCGCCCGCACTCCGGCAGCGGGTGCTCGCCCTCGCCGTCGTTGAACTCGGCGGAGCACAGCCGAGTTTCGAGCGGCTCCTTGCAGCCGAGAACCTGCTGCGCCGCACGGGTTCGGCCGGTCCGGTGCAGGTGGGCGGCAACGTCAGTGTGTACCGCCAAGTCCGGGGTGCGCGCGTTCCACACGGCGACCCAAGCTATGGCAATCTTGTGCTTAGGAAAAACCCACGAAAGTCCGCATCGAAGTGA
- the dacB gene encoding D-alanyl-D-alanine carboxypeptidase/D-alanyl-D-alanine-endopeptidase, whose amino-acid sequence MTRSARAFTALLLAVVLAALAVPLGLHYGPQIAQLIQEPQAEAEPEVPAILRGPDEVSVPTLVAQLHPEAPLPAAGELAPLLTSALEVPGGTPVSAVVLDVLTGEALFDQGGSEVQLPASNIKLLTAAAVLAKVDPEKRLETTVHTGGTAADNVLVLRGGGDVLLGSGESNPDAVIGRAGVATLAEQTAAALDDEGAYRVVLDDTLFAGPVLNASWQLGDVQAGEIAPIYPLAINSAWLDESKQSGARAQDAGLAAAAVFREALIAKGVEVAEGIERQAVPDGSAVVASVESATVEEQVEHMLLTSDNYLAEVLARVAAAESGRPASFGGGLETIAEVIASLEVSTEGMVLGDAAGLSPRNRVSPRQLADVMRTVLRTDNRALRHLLHGLPVASLSGTLAERYDDADAPAFAGAGLVRAKTGTLNAVTALSGHVVTADGRLLVFSFIASGLDGTTEPARNAVDAAAAVLAGCGCR is encoded by the coding sequence ATGACGCGCAGTGCCAGAGCGTTCACGGCGCTGCTGCTCGCCGTCGTACTCGCTGCGCTGGCTGTTCCGCTCGGGCTGCACTACGGCCCGCAGATCGCGCAGCTCATCCAGGAACCCCAGGCGGAAGCCGAGCCGGAAGTGCCGGCAATCCTGCGCGGGCCGGACGAGGTATCGGTGCCGACCCTCGTCGCACAGCTGCATCCGGAGGCACCGCTGCCCGCCGCCGGTGAACTGGCCCCGCTGCTGACCAGTGCCCTGGAGGTCCCCGGAGGCACGCCCGTGTCGGCGGTCGTGCTGGACGTGCTCACGGGAGAGGCGCTCTTTGACCAGGGAGGCAGTGAAGTACAGCTGCCGGCGTCGAACATCAAGCTCCTGACTGCAGCGGCGGTTCTGGCGAAGGTTGACCCGGAGAAGCGGCTCGAGACTACGGTGCATACGGGAGGCACCGCTGCTGACAACGTGCTGGTGCTCCGGGGCGGAGGTGACGTCTTGTTGGGATCGGGTGAGTCCAATCCCGACGCCGTGATCGGCCGTGCGGGCGTGGCAACTTTGGCTGAACAGACTGCGGCGGCGCTCGACGACGAGGGTGCCTACCGTGTTGTCCTTGACGACACGCTCTTTGCCGGACCGGTGCTCAACGCCAGCTGGCAGCTCGGGGACGTGCAGGCGGGGGAGATCGCACCGATTTATCCGCTCGCCATCAATTCCGCCTGGCTGGACGAGTCGAAGCAGTCGGGCGCCCGGGCACAGGATGCCGGATTGGCTGCCGCAGCGGTTTTCCGGGAGGCGTTGATCGCGAAGGGCGTCGAGGTGGCGGAGGGTATTGAGCGGCAGGCCGTGCCGGACGGATCGGCGGTTGTGGCCTCTGTGGAATCGGCGACCGTGGAGGAGCAGGTCGAGCACATGCTCCTGACCTCGGACAATTACCTCGCCGAGGTGCTGGCCCGGGTGGCCGCCGCGGAAAGCGGCAGACCGGCGTCGTTCGGGGGCGGGCTGGAGACGATCGCCGAGGTGATCGCGTCGCTCGAGGTTTCTACCGAGGGCATGGTCCTTGGTGACGCAGCCGGCCTCTCGCCGCGCAACCGCGTGAGCCCGCGCCAACTGGCGGATGTGATGCGGACAGTGCTGCGCACTGACAACCGGGCCCTGCGCCACCTGCTGCACGGGCTTCCGGTGGCCAGCCTGTCGGGAACGCTGGCTGAGCGCTACGACGACGCCGATGCGCCCGCCTTTGCCGGTGCGGGACTGGTTCGCGCCAAGACCGGAACCCTGAATGCCGTAACCGCGCTGAGCGGGCACGTTGTAACGGCCGACGGGCGGTTGCTGGTGTTCTCGTTCATTGCCAGTGGGCTCGACGGCACAACCGAACCGGCGCGCAACGCGGTCGACGCCGCCGCCGCCGTCCTGGCGGGGTGCGGCTGCCGCTGA
- the folB gene encoding dihydroneopterin aldolase codes for MTNSLTPPRDRISLSGITAVGHHGVFEHERRDGQPFVVDVVLHLDLRPAGTTDDLTRTADYGELAEQVRDLIAGEPLSLIEALAERIAGQVLSAFPVDAVEVTVHKPQAPIEVPFGDVAVSIFRERA; via the coding sequence ATGACCAACAGTCTCACTCCGCCGCGTGACAGGATCTCGCTGAGCGGGATAACCGCCGTCGGGCATCACGGTGTCTTTGAGCACGAGCGAAGGGACGGCCAGCCTTTCGTGGTGGATGTGGTGCTTCACCTCGACCTGCGGCCGGCCGGCACCACCGATGACCTCACCCGGACCGCAGACTACGGAGAGCTCGCCGAGCAGGTACGGGACCTCATTGCCGGGGAGCCGCTGAGCCTCATCGAAGCGCTGGCTGAACGCATCGCCGGCCAGGTGCTCTCCGCTTTCCCGGTGGACGCTGTTGAGGTAACCGTGCACAAACCGCAGGCACCTATTGAAGTTCCCTTCGGCGACGTCGCCGTCTCGATCTTCCGGGAACGTGCGTGA